The following are encoded together in the Mycosarcoma maydis chromosome 4, whole genome shotgun sequence genome:
- a CDS encoding putative Arylsulfatase: MTTEPSGKRPNFLVIVADDLGFSDIGAFGGEISTPNLDKLASAGVRLTGFHTASACSPTRSMLMSGTDNHLAGLGQMAETIRRVPAYQGHEGYEGVLNDRVAALPEILSDAGYTTYMSGKWHLGLTKESTPHARGFQQSFALLPGAGNHYGYEPQLEDGSPAIKFLPPLYYENDRQLQLSELPKPFYSSDVFASKLLEQLERRQANPSEGEKPFFAYLPFTAPHWPLQADPAIVAKYKGLYDDGFEALRIRRLEALVKLGLIDEKTRQAAHPAVEVFDRDPKWDSYTDDEKRYSARLMETYAAMVETMDTNIGRVVDHLEKIGELDNTLILFMSDNGAEGALLEALPVMGPHMSEVIRKFYDNSYENIGRSNSFTYYGPQWAQAATAPSRMYKAWITEGGIRCPAFIRYPGFAKQNGSIVSNFATVMDILPTLLELAQTQHPGRIFRGRPVLEPKGRSWVPFLNNETNQIHGDDHVTGWELFGQQAIRKGSWKAVFIPAPNGPERWQLYNIEEDPGETQDLALSQPSILDKLIQHWTEYVAETGTILLTR; encoded by the coding sequence ATGACAACAGAGCCCTCTGGAAAGCGCCCCAacttcctcgtcatcgttgcTGATGACTTGGGCTTCTCTGACATAGGCGCGTTTGGAGGCGAGATCTCTACACCAAACCttgacaagctcgcatcGGCGGGTGTACGTTTGACGGGTTTTCATACGGCTTCGGCATGCAGTCCAACACGGTCGATGCTCATGTCTGGTACCGACAATCATCTTGCCGGACTAGGCCAGATGGCAGAGACGATTCGGCGTGTGCCAGCATATCAAGGGCACGAGGGTTATGAAGGCGTCCTCAATGATAGAGTCGCAGCACTACCCGAGATTCTTTCGGATGCCGGCTATACAACCTACATGTCTGGAAAATGGCATCTCGGGCTCACAAAAGAGAGCACACCTCATGCACGTGGCTTTCAGCAGTCTTTTGCGCTCCTGCCAGGCGCTGGCAATCACTACGGCTATGAACCTCAGCTTGAAGACGGTTCGCCGGCCATCAAGTTCCTCCCACCTCTCTACTACGAGAATGACCGTCAGCTCCAGCTGAGTGAGCTTCCCAAGCCTTTCTACTCGTCTGATGTCTTTGCCAGCAAGCTCCTCGAACAGCTTGAACGGCGACAAGCCAATCCGTCCGAAGGTGAAAAGCCATTCTTTGCCTACCTGCCCTTCACCGCACCTCATTGGCCACTGCAAGCTGATCCTGCAATCGTTGCAAAGTACAAAGGACTCTACGATGATGGGTTTGAGGCGTTGCGCATCCGACGTCTAGAGGCTttggtcaagctcggcttgaTTGACGAAAAGACTCGACAGGCCGCTCATCCAGCCGTCGAAGTGTTTGACCGCGACCCCAAATGGGATTCCTACACAGATGACGAGAAGAGGTACAGCGCCAGGCTCATGGAGACGTATGCAGCTATGGTGGAGACGATGGACACCAACATCGGTAGGGTCGTAGACCATCTCGAAAAGATCGGCGAGTTGGACAACACCTTGATCCTCTTCATGAGCGACAATGGTGCCGAAGGTGCTCTTTTGGAAGCGTTACCGGTCATGGGCCCTCACATGTCTGAGGTTATTCGTAAGTTCTACGACAACAGCTACGAAAACATTGGACGAAGCAACAGCTTTACCTACTATGGACCGCAGTGGGCACAGGCAGCTACTGCACCCTCGCGCATGTACAAGGCTTGGATTACGGAAGGTGGCATCCGTTGTCCTGCATTCATCCGCTATCCGGGCTTTGCCAAGCAGAACGGTAGCATTGTCTCCAATTTTGCCACCGTCATGGACATCCTACCTACGCTTTTGGAGCTAGCTCAAACACAGCATCCTGGCCGCATCTTCAGAGGTCGTCCTGTTCTAGAACCAAAGGGTCGATCATGGGTACCTTTTCTCAACAACGAAACGAATCAGATCCACGGCGATGATCATGTTACAGGTTGGGAACTCTTTGGTCAGCAAGCGATCCGTAAAGGAAGTTGGAAAGCTGTCTTCATTCCTGCACCGAATGGCCCCGAACGCTGGCAGCTGTACAACATTGAAGAGGATCCGGGAGAAACGCAGGATCTGGCGCTGTCGCAGCCAAGCATTCTTGATAAGCTGATCCAGCACTGGACAGAGTACGTGGCTGAAACTGGGACAATCCTGCTGACGCGCTGA
- a CDS encoding putative trichothecene 3-O-acetyltransferase produces the protein MSFIDRLDVLGCQPSLFKLYTQVAFVYAFDATDDAVQDRVTTALRNGLDRLSAQLPWLCGNVVNEHSAPRTTGTYRIVHADEIALVVKHLGANDSSEPLTLDRLRRAHYPFSLLNEELIAPCMTLNPPGQTLGLAAENAPVLAVQLNYMSDGLILTVVGQHNVMDMVGQANIISWLSKACHGQQMDTEQLAVANMDKSQTLTLFDQRWTPDPDWLNSLRVAPARDAPCDPDSSTRSGKVSWAYVAFSPHSVRALKQVATQTKHAHSGYISSDDAVCAFIWKCVSRARTASMDGGSCTVFARAVDVRGRMNVPCTYPGTLTNMTYNHSTLRDVSAQPLGVIAASLRGQLNSSQLSHDTRALATVIDRLQDKASISITAPVAASTGIMLSSWASVQLHHLDFGLQLGAPVAVRRPSFAPVESLMYIMPKCASSGAVVGMCLRDRDWAQLERDAEWTRHATFLG, from the coding sequence ATGTCGTTTATCGATCGTCTGGACGTGCTAGGCTGCCAACCATCGCTTTTCAAGCTGTACACGCAGGTGGCTTTCGTCTACGCATTCGACGCTACCGACGATGCAGTTCAAGATCGTGTTACGACTGCGTTGCGGAATGGGCTCGATCGGCTGTCTGCACAGCTGCCGTGGCTATGTGGTAACGTGGTCAACGAACACTCGGCTCCGCGAACGACGGGCACGTACCGGATCGTCCACGCTGACGAGATCGCGCTTGTGGTCAAGCATCTTGGAGCGAATGACTCGAGTGAGCCACTCACGCTGGACCGACTTAGGCGTGCTCACTATCCGttctcgctgctcaacgaaGAGCTGATTGCGCCGTGCATGACGCTGAACCCACCAGGACAAACGCTCGGTCTGGCCGCAGAGAACGCTCCCGTATTGGCAGTGCAGCTCAACTACATGTCGGATGGACTGATCCTCACTGTGGTGGGCCAGCACAATGTCATGGACATGGTCGGTCAGGCCAACATCATCAGCTGGCTTTCCAAAGCATGTCACGGACAACAAATGGATACCGAACAACTCGCTGTTGCCAACATGGACAAGAGTCAGACCTTGACGCTTTTCGACCAGCGCTGGACACCGGATCCTGACTGGCTCAACAGTCTGCGAGTGGCGCCTGCTCGCGATGCGCCATGCGATCCAGACTCATCTACTCGCTCAGGCAAAGTGTCGTGGGCGTACGTAGCGTTTTCTCCGCACTCGGTGCGCGCGCTGAAACAAGTTGCCACACAGACCAAGCATGCGCATAGTGGCTATATCAGCTCGGACGATGCGGTGTGTGCCTTCATCTGGAAGTGTGTGTCTCGCGCGAGAACGGCAAGCATGGATGGCGGCAGTTGCACCGTGTTTGCGCGCGCGGTCGACGTTCGAGGACGCATGAATGTACCATGCACGTATCCTGGCACTTTGACCAACATGACGTACAACCACTCTACGCTCCGAGACGTTAGCGCACAACCTCTCGGCGTTATCGCAGCTAGCCTTCGTGGTCAACTCAACTCGTCGCAACTGAGCCACGATACGCGTGCTCTAGCCACCGTGATCGATCGATTGCAAGACAAGGcgagcatcagcatcaccgCGCCAGTGGCTGCATCCACGGGAATCATGTTGAGCTCGTGGGCATCCGTCcagctccaccatctcgattTCGGCCTCCAGCTTGGCGCGCCCGTTGCTGTTCGACGCCCATCGTTCGCGCCAGTCGAGAGCCTGATGTACATCATGCCCAAGTGCGCTTCTAGTGGCGCAGTCGTTGGCATGTGTCTGAGAGACCGAGACTGGGCGCAactcgagcgagatgccGAGTGGACTCGACATGCCACTTTTCTTGGATGA
- a CDS encoding putative Cytochrome P450 monooxygenase/Phenylacetate hydroxylase produces the protein MNTTKLLGTGALSPSFVFDHDSGNAIFGLSSSTLVVLVAMIAVSTLTLKSVLPGDRSINLPGPRGWPIVGSWFDLGNNWAEYFRQAAKEYGDVFKVHIGNRTVVVVNSPKAAHILFNEHGSSLISRPWFYTFHGVLSKSSAFTIGTSAWSDSTKNKRKAAATALNRPAVQSYMPIIVEESLDAVRRILNDGNAGKNGIVPYSYFQRLALNTSFQVNYGFRMGERDDGLFDEISEVIAKVASVRAVTGSLQDYVPLMRYLPANAKSKAAASYGLRRKKFMSKLYEELEQRVNQGKDESCITGNILKDTESRKKLSRLEIDSICLSMVSAGLDTFANTMIWTIGFLAKHPEIQRKAQAELLAHYPNRELPHVDSEDLVYIHAMAKEASRLFNVFRICLPRTNVSDVTYNNAVIPAGTTFFLNSWACNVDAEKFADPFEFKPERFMDKSASNAHVENKMGGVETYAFGMGRRMCPGVFLALREIYTTLVFLTHFFDIAPDGEYDIDPLTAVEDGRAFSVRPKPFKVRCTPRPGVDLSPVLDKQ, from the exons ATGAACACGACCAAACTACTCGGTACCGGGGCGCTCAGCCCGTCATTTGTGTTTGACCACGATTCTGGCAACGCCATCTTTGGActttcgagctcgacgctggtTGTTCTTGTAGCCATGATCGCGGTCTCGAcgctcacgctcaagaGCGTACTGCCCGGAGATCGCAGCATCAATCTTCCGGGACCTCGAGGCTGGCCGATCGTCGGCTCTTGgttcgatctcggcaacAACTGGGCCGAGTACTTCCGtcaagctgccaaagaATACGGTGAT GTATTCAAAGTACACATCGGGAATCGCACCGTGGTGGTCGTCAACTCACCCAAGGCGGCGCACATTCTGTTCAACGAACACGGCTCGTCGCTCATCTCACGACCATGGTTCTATACGTTCCACGGCGTGCTGTCCAAGTCGTCTGCCTTCACTATCGGTACGTCGGCCTGGAGCGATAGCACAAAgaacaagcgcaaggcAGCTGCCACTGCGCTCAATCGTCCGGCGGTCCAGTCGTACATGCCCATCATTGTCGAAGAGTCGTTGGACGCCGTTCGTCGGATCCTCAACGACGGCAACGCGGGCAAGAACGGCATTGTTCCGTACAGCTACTTTCAGCGTCTTGCGCTCAACACGAGCTTTCAGGTCAACTACGGCTTCCGCATGGGCGAGCGCGACGACGGTCTGTTTGATGAAATCTCCGAGGTGATTGCTAAAGTGGCCTC TGTTCGCGCTGTGACCGGTTCGTTGCAGGACTACGTTCCGCTCATGCGCTACCTGCCGGCTAATGCAAAGAGCAAGGCGGCTGCTTCGTACGGTCTGCGTCGTAAAAAGTTCATGTCGAAACTGTACGAAGAACTCGAGCAACGCGTCAACCAAGGCAAGGATGAGAGTTGCATCA CCGGCAACATCCTTAAAGACACTGAATCGCGCAAGAAGCTGTCTCGCTTGgagatcgactcgatctgtCTCTCGATGGTCTCGGCAGGTCTGGATACTTTTGCCAACA CAATGATCTGGACGATCGGTTTCCTGGCCAAGCATCCAGAGATCCAGCGCAAGGCACAGGCCGAACTGTTGGCTCACTATCCGAACCGGGAGCTTCCGCATGTTGACTCGGAGGACTTGGTGTATATCCATGCCATGGCCAAGGAGGCATCACGACTGTTCAACGTGTTCCGCATCTGTCTGCCGCGTACAAACGTGAGCGACGTCACCTACAACAACGCCGTGATTCCAGCGGGGACGACGTTTTTCCTCAACTCATGGGCGTGCAACGTGGACGCTGAAAAGTTCGCCGACCCGTTCGAGTTCAAGCCGGAGCGCTTCATGGACAAGAGCGCCAGTAATGCACACGTCGAGAACAAGATGGGCGGCGTCGAGACGTACGCTTTCGGCATGGGAAGACGCATGTGTCCCGGCGTGTTCTTGGCGCTTCGCGAAATCTACACGACGCTCGTCTTCCTCACCCACTTTTTCGATATTGCTCCCGACGGAGAGTATGACATCGACCCTCTCACAGCCGTAGAGGACGGTCGCGCGTTCAGCGTACGTCCGAAACCGTTCAAGGTGCGCTGCACGCCTCGACCCGGCGTCGACCTTTCCCCCGTGCTCGACAAACAATAG
- a CDS encoding uncharacterized protein (related to QDR2 multidrug transporter of the major facilitator superfamily) has translation MDQADHSGVPDDAALEEAPNTVPIQEKSAQPHDTQPYCAFTKRSKLFIVLTVSLAGFFSPFAINIYIPALPQIAGMLHTSEAATNVTVTVYMIAQGLSPVIWAPLSDVFGRRPIYILTFFIFFIANLGLSFTNVYWLLVVLRMVQAAGACSAIAIGAGTIGDVTERKERGSYMGYYALAQYTGPAIGPVVGGALSQRWDYHATFFFLTAISGPFLLFMLLFLVETLRVIVGNGSAKTSGIYRPLVEPKLQRSIANAPRPGIKNPLHGTLDFGFHRPFLVFARPETSLAILAFSMVYASYYLSSGSLPYLFKQVYGLDELLIGVCFVPSGVGCAVGTVLAGKILDWDYRRALDKSKLGVKVTRARLQSAWIYLPCYCASLLAYGWCVRAHTHIAAPIVFQFTLGMFSTMYFTNVNTLIVDLYPGKAASATAAVNVGRCLLGAVAVAVVQPMIDAMGAGWTFTLGALLTLIVGLICQVLIYLYGEMWAARKHS, from the exons ATGGACCAAGCCGATCATTCCGGCGTCCCAGACgacgctgcgctcgaggagGCGCCCAATACAGTACCGATTCAAGAAAAGAGCGCACAGCCTCACGACACGCAGCCGTACTGTGCATTCACGAAGCGGTCCAAGCTGTTTATCGTCCTCACCGTCTCTCTTGCCGGCTTTTTTTCGCCGTTTGCCATCAACATTTACATCCCTGCCCTGCCCCAGATCGCCGGTATGCTGCATACCTCTGAAG CCGCTACCAACGTCACGGTGACCGTCTACATGATTGCACAGGGACTTTCACCGGTTATCTGGGCTCCTCTCTCGGAT GTGTTTGGGCGCCGACCGATCTACATCTTGACGTTTTTCATCTTTTTCATTGCCAACCTCGGGCTGTCGTTCACCAACGTCTACTGGCTCTTGGTGGTGCTGCGTATGGTGCAGGCTGCAGGCGCGTGCAGTGCGATTGCGATTGGCGCTGGTACGATTGGCGACGTTACTGAGCGCAAGGAACGAGGAAGTTACATGGGCTACTATGCGCTTGCGCAATACACGGGCCCCGCCATCGGACCGGTTGTCGGTGGCGCGCTTTCGCAGAGATGGGACTACCATGCTACgtttttcttcttgacggCGATCTCGGGTCCGTTTTTGTTGTTCATGCTTCTCTTTCTCGTTGAAACGCTTCGAGTCATTGTTGGCAACGGCAGTGCAAAAACGTCGGGCATCTATCGCCCCTTGGTGGAGCCCAAGCTGCAACGCTCGATCGCCAATGCGCCTCGGCCTGGCATCAAGAACCCACTGCATGGCACGCTCGATTTCGGCTTCCACCGTCCGTTTTTGGTGTTTGCGCGCCCCGAGACCAGCCTAGCCATCCTGGCTTTTTCGATGGTATATGCGAGCTACTACTTGTCATCTGGTTCGCTGCCGTATCTGTTCAAGCAGGTGTACGGTCTGGACGAGCTCCTGATCGGCGTATGCTTTGTTCCGAGCGGTGTGGGGTGTGCGGTGGGCACAGTGCTCGCCGGCAAGATCCTCGACTGGGACTATCGTCGTGCGTTGGACAAGAGCAAGCTTGGTGTCAAGGTGACGCGCGCAAGGTTGCAGTCGGCGTGGATCTACCTGCCGTGCTACTGCGCTTCGCTTCTGGCGTACGGATGGTGTGTTCGTGCGCATACGCATATCGCCGCTCCGATCGTGTTTCAGTTTACAC TGGGCATGTTTTCGACCATGTACTTTACCAATGTCAATACGCTCATTGTCGACCTGTATCCTGGCAAAGCGGCCAGCGCAACCGCAGCGGTCAACGTCGGACGGTGCTTGCTCGGCGCAGTAGCAGTCGCCGTGGTCCAGCCCATGATCGACGCAATGGGCGCCGGCTGGACTTTTACGCTCGGCGCACTACTCACACTGATCGTCGGTCTCATCTGCCAAGTTCTCATCTACCTCTACGGCGAAATGTGGGCAGCTCGCAAACACTCGTGA
- a CDS encoding uncharacterized protein (related to 3-carboxy-cis,cis-muconate cycloisomerase) — protein sequence MAPALNANPTTKRDELSAPSASHKLGMSSMASRAAGGGLKLTGLPDLSDSAGTLSDIFGTPQMREIWSDQNRVACYLEIEAALAIVQADLGIIPKNAAHEIVEHCRVQEIDWALYKQKTELIGYPVLGIVQQLVANCKDGLGEYCHWGATTQDITDTATVMQIRQSLTLVKQRLDSIVSSLEHLAEQHRNVPMAARSNLKQAVPITFGFKMARFLATFRRHQQRLVELEKRVYTLEFGGAAGNLSSLGDQGIATHDALAKMLDLAPAEIAWHTEHDRFAEVGTFLGLLTGTLAKLATDIKLMSQTEVGEVGEPFISNRGSSSTMPQKNNPISCVYIHACAANVRQGAAALLDAMQSDHERGTGPWEIIWVQLPLMMNWTSAALNNADFVLRGLQVFPDAMQHNLDLSKGLIVSEAVMMGLGNTLGRQYAHDAVYECCRTAFVQDRPLLDVLLENHEIASKLDRTELEKLCDPANYLGQCSQWIDRVLSRPSSA from the coding sequence ATGGCACCTGCACTCAACGCAAACCCTACCACGAAAcgcgacgagctgagcgctccgtcggcatcgcacaagctcggcatgtcgagcatggcgaGCAGGGCGGCAGGCGGCGGTCTCAAGCTCACTGGTCTGCCCGATCTCTCGGACTCGGCAGGAACGCTGAGCGACATTTTCGGTACGCCGCAGATGCGCGAGATCTGGTCGGACCAGAACCGTGTGGCGTGCTAtctcgagatcgaagcggCGCTCGCGATTGTGCAGGCGGATCTCGGGATCATCCCCAAGAATGCGGCACACGAGATCGTCGAACACTGCCGCGTTCAAGAGATCGACTGGGCTCTGTACAAGCAAAAGACCGAGCTGATCGGCTACCCCGTGCTGGGCAtcgtgcagcagctcgtcgccaaCTGCAAAGATGGTCTCGGCGAGTACTGTCACTGGGGCGCCACAACGCAGGATATCACTGACACCGCCACCGTCATGCAGATCCGCCAGTCGCTcacgctcgtcaagcagagactcgacagcatcgtctcgagcctcgagcatctcgccgagcagcatcgcaaCGTGCCCATGGCGGCTCGTTCCAACCTCAAGCAGGCGGTACCGATCACGTTTGGCTTCAAGATGGCGCGCTTCCTCGCCACGTTCCGCCGacaccagcagcgtctcgtcgagctcgaaaagcgCGTCTACACGCTCGAGTTTGGCGGTGCAGCGGGCAACTTGTCGTCGCTGGGTGACCAGGGCATTGCGACGCACGATGCGCttgccaagatgctcgaccTGGCGCCCGCCGAGATTGCGTGGCACACGGAACACGACCGCTTCGCCGAGGTAGGTACCTTCCTCGGCCTGCTCACTGGAACGCTTGCCAAACTCGCCACCGACATCAAGCTCATGTCGCAGACCGAGGTGGGCGAGGTGGGCGAGCCGTTTATCTCGAACCGcggctcgtcgtcgacgatgccaCAGAAGAACAATCCGATCTCGTGTGTCTACATTCACGCGTGTGCGGCGAATGTGCGTCAGGGCGCTGCAGCGCTACTCGATGCCATGCAGTCTGATCACGAACGTGGCACGGGTCCCTGGGAGATCATCTGGGTCCAGCTGCCACTCATGATGAACTGGACCTCGGCCGCTCTCAACAACGCCGACTTTGTCCTGCGCGGCCTCCAGGTGTTCCCAGACGCAATGCAACACAACCTGGACCTCTCGAAAGGGCTCATCGTCTCGGAAGCCGTCATGATGGGTCTCGGTAACACGCTCGGCCGTCAGTACGCACACGACGCCGTCTACGAATGCTGTCGAACCGCGTTCGTCCAAGACAGACCGCTCCTCGACGTCCTCCTCGAAAATCACGAGATCGCCTCCAAACTAGACCGCACCGAGCTTGAAAAACTCTGTGATCCCGCCAACTACCTCGGCCAGTGTTCGCAGTGGATCGATCGCGTGCTGTCTCGCCCATCGTCGGCCTGA
- a CDS encoding putative tricarboxylate secondary active transmembrane transporter — protein sequence MPPSGRKVSPSVSVVAGATAGAVEGVATFPIEYLKTVSQFAPRDVHGNQQRLSPIEVVRSTLQKEGPKGLFRGCTAMVVGNAGKAGVRFFAFENFRSMLKNKSTGKLSNSSNYLAGMGAGTLEAIFAVTPSETIKTKLIDDSKRAKPRYEQGLVRGTASIVRQEGLAGIYQGVVPVVMRQGSASAIRLGTYSALRDWLPKAHGSGSSLINWLATFSIGAASGVVAVYGTMPFDVLKTRMQAIDAARYRSTWHCLTNTLKTEGAAALWRGSVSRSMRLIVSGGVIFSVYEQVVWLLAGPES from the exons ATGCCGCCGTCTGGCCGTAAAGTGTCGCCTAGCGTCTCAGTAGTAGCAGGAGCCACAGCCGGCGCTGTTGAAGGAG TCGCTACGTTTCCGATCGAGTATCTCAAGACAGTTTCGCAGTTTGCACCGCGCGATGTGCACGGGAACCAGCAGCGGCTATCTCCGATCGAGGTGGTCCGATCGACGCTCCAGAAGGAAGGTCCCAAGGGGCTCTTTCGAGGCTGTACCGCTATGGTTGTAGGCAATGCCGGTAAGGCTGGTGTACGATTTTTCGCTTTTGAAAACTTCCGCAGTATGCTCAAGAACAAGTCTACA GGAAAATTGTCCAACTCGAGCAACTACCTTGCCGGTATGGGCGCCGGGACGTTAGaggccatctttgccgTCACTCCGAGCGAGACGATCA AGACCAAGCTGATCGATGATAGCAAGCGAGCCAAGCCACGCTACGAGCAAGGGCTTGTGCGTGGTACGGCGTCGATTGTACGACAGGAAGGGTTGGCAGGCATCTACCAGGGGGTTGTACCGGTAGTGATGCGGCAGGGGTCTGCATCTGCGATTCGGCTGGGGACGTACTCTGCGCTGCGAGATTGGCTTCCGAAAGCGCACGGTAGTGGATCGTCATTGATCAACTGGCTGGCTACGTTTTCGATCGGCGCGGCATCTGGCGTAGTCGCGGTGTATGGAACGATGCCATTCGACGTGCTGAAAACGCGCATGCAGGCCATAGACGCTGCACGCTACCGCTCCACCTGGCACTGTCTCACCAACACCCTGAAAACAGAAGGCGCAGCTGCCCTGTGGCGTGGCTCGGTATCACGCAGTATGCGTCTCATCGTCAGCGGAGGCGTCATCTTCTCGGTCTACGAACAGGTCGTCTGGCTCCTAGCAGGTCCCGAGTCGTAG
- a CDS encoding uncharacterized protein (related to short-chain dehydrogenase/reductase): MSTRQRNGFKLAREPFTFDMVIGFLSKVPFSPPFLVILPALTVLYHKQNHPNLVLPTTPVDALAFLTSLLASEYKWVGYTWIFILLRSINRGLNRYVRNHNEWRRDPIDYTNDLIVITGGSQGIGKQIVQVLSHTKKAHIAVLDMSRPTYAAAPAGAPGILYYKTDVSNAEQVAQAHTKMREATGGRKIGALINCAGVASGDTILDVDLDSAARVWRINTFANWLTAKQFLPDMIERNHGHVVTVSSAAAFAALPSMSEYATSKAATLAFHECLAIELRTRYNAPRVRTTIVCPLKVRTALAYGLQTRSVPFFNPVLEPVQVARKVVEALDSGLSQHVVLPSIASSITSLRVAPDWLQRLVLALSNGDIAVTRQGVDDAIKHGYGKDWEGVDKQIWDRRAASINKKA; encoded by the coding sequence ATGTCAACAAGGCAACGCAATGGCTTCAAGCTAGCTCGAGAGCCGTTCACTTTTGACATGGTGATCGGCTTTCTCAGTAAAGTTCCTTTCTCACCTCCtttcctcgtcatccttcCCGCCTTGACGGTTCTGTACCACAAGCAGAATCATCCCAATCTTGTGCTTCCGACCACACCAGTAGATGCTTTGGCTTTCTTGACGTCGCTCCTAGCTAGCGAGTACAAGTGGGTCGGGTACACCTGGATCTTCATTCTGCTTCGTTCCATCAATCGTGGCCTTAATCGCTACGTCCGTAACCATAACGAATGGAGACGTGATCCGATCGACTATACCAATGATCTTATTGTGATCACCGGTGGCTCGCAGGGAATCGGCAAGCAAATAGTGCAAGTTCTTAGCCATACTAAAAAGGCACATATAGCCGTACTCGACATGTCTCGGCCCACGTATGCGGCAGCTCCCGCAGGTGCTCCTGGTATTCTCTACTACAAGACGGATGTGAGCAACGCTGAGCAGGTTGCTCAGGCTCACACCAAGATGCGCGAAGCGACTGGTGGACGAAAGATCGGCGCTCTGATCAACTGCGCAGGTGTAGCTTCGGGCGACACCATCTTGgacgtcgatcttgactCTGCtgcgcgcgtatggcggATCAACACGTTTGCAAACTGGCTCACAGCAAAGCAGTTTCTCCCGGACATGATCGAGCGCAACCATGGTCACGTCGTCACCGTCTCTTCCGCTGCCGCCTTTGCCGCTCTGCCTTCCATGTCCGAGTATGCCACCTCGAAGGCGGCGACACTGGCTTTTCACGAGTGCCTTGCGATAGAGCTTCGCACGCGATACAATGCGCCACGTGTTCGCACAACCATCGTTTGCCCCTTGAAGGTACGTACCGCGCTCGCCTATGGCTTACAGACCAGATCAGTCCCATTTTTCAATCCAGTGCTTGAGCCTGTACAGGTCGCTCGCAAGGTGGTTGAGGCTCTTGACTCAGGTCTGTCACAGCATGTCGTGCTGCCAAGCATTGCGAGCTCCATCACATCCTTACGAGTCGCCCCGGATTGGTTACAGCGCCTGGTGCTTGCTCTTTCCAACGGCGATATTGCAGTCACCCGCCAAGGCGTCGATGACGCCATCAAACACGGCTATGGTAAAGACTGGGAGGGTGTTGACAAGCAAATCTGGGATAGGAGGGCGGCGTCAATCAACAAGAAAGCCTAG